DNA from Scheffersomyces stipitis CBS 6054 chromosome 1, whole genome shotgun sequence:
GAGTGCTGCGATCTCGTCCAAATTTTCAGACTCTTGCATTTCTGTAATGTGCTGGACAAGAATCTCAATTTGACgcaatttgttgaagtaaaAATTACGTTCGGTCTCCAAGCTTTCCGATGAGATACGGTACTCTTGGAGCTCCTCGTTGAGACTGGCTATCTGCTGCTTTGACTCAGACAACTCACGTGTGTATTTAGCTGTCAACTTTGAAGAGGAAGCAGTATGATTTTGAGTCAAGTTCAGCACAGGAGTGGTTGGAGTCATCAACGACGTTCTACCATTAGATGCTGATGAGACACGACGACCGGCAGAGGCTACTGCAGTGGGTGACGATGTCGTTGCAGTCGTGTTATTGGCTATATACAGCTTACGAGAACTCACAGACGAGTTCCTCAGCACAACAGAAGACCTCACGGTGTTGGTAGAATCAGCCATTACTGATACACCAGCACCACTACTGGCACTTACACTGCTACTACTGACACGTCGTTTGGTACGCGCATCGTAGTTGTCATTGTATCCCTTATTTTCCAACCAATATTTGCGGAACCACTGCAATAGCTCCAAGTTGTCTTGTAGTCGACATTTGATTAACTTTTCCACTTCGATATGTTTGGTAATTCCGTTTCTCGTAAAGGCAGCCTGGAGAATCTTCCAGTTCAGTCGATAGTCATATTCTGTTCGCGCATCATCGAACCGCACTTTGGACATGGGGATGCCTCCTACAATGGAATCCATGAGCTGGCAGAAAGCCGCGCCTGTTCCACATGTTTCTACCTTGGTATAGTTGAGATCAAGGGTGACATTGAGCCAGTTGAGAAGCTCGGTCCGCGACTCCCCTGCCATTTTTACGAAACCGTTACGCGTCTAATGTATTGGAGTTGGTATAACAACAGTTTGGCCAAGTGtgccaatttcttgaatgcTGGATGGCCTTCTAGTAGAGAAATGGTTATAGATTTAGAAATGACGAgtctgaaaagttgtttACATTTGTTTACAGATCTGCATATAATCCAAAATTTCAATGTTTTCAGTAGTAAATATGGGAAGAGGGTCCTGTCAAAGTATTACAACTCTCGCGAAGAGATGAACAAAATGGTTCAATGTCACGTACCCGACAAGTTGCCAATTGCAATACATCATCTGTGTATCCCATCAACGTGATTAAGTTGGCGTGCTTCTCTCTTTATCTTTGACCATTTCTGTTTCGagattttcacgtgacctgCTCTGATTGTCTCTTGCAGCAGAGAGCCAAAAAATCCAGAGAGAATGAAAGCCTCAGAGTTCAGCAGAATTCATCGACTTCCATAGATTCAGTTTGCTTAACTGGTTTCGTACagtcttcaatctttcCCAGTCAGCAAACTGCTATCATTATTGATTCTGAATTTAGTCACGTGACGTAATCACACCGTTGGGCCTGTGTATATGAGATCAAAGGCATGTGATATTCTCCAGGAGTGACCAGTACAGCCTTgcccatagttaagagACACTAAGCGAGGATTCTCGACAAAAAGGCCATACCTCCAATTGTAGCACAATAGCAGCTCAGTATAACCGGAACAGTATATAAACCAGGCAGTAGAAGCACACGATCGAAATTTGGactttttcatcttctttattCTGCTTCAGCTTCTACCTTCACACCGCTATCGGACCCGGCCACGTTATTTAGACCCCGTGATCTTTTTTCTACCAACTGCGTGGTTCAGAGATTTCTTCACCCACTCCAGCTAGAGAAATAAAATACTCTTgactttttctttattcttgTCAAGTTGTGAATTTAGCTGTGGTTTTATTCTGAATTTCTAGACAATTCATCGTTTTGAACCACAACAATATTAGTCTCCCATCTATTAGCTCATCCGCCATCAATTGAGTCATCGTTTGAATCTAGTCTTTTGCCAGTATACACTACCAATCTAGAATACCCAAGTTTCAACTTAAGtagcaattgcaattctgCTGTCAATTGAGCCATTGAAAGATTGCACGTAACATTTCACCTGATAAAATGTCTGCCAACACTTCTGGATTTAAGAAACACGAGTCGGCAATAGTGTCAGACTCCGAGATCGATGTCACCGATGATGTGACTGAAACCCCAAACCCTCCTATTCGTAGATCATCTTCGTTGTTTTCGCTTACTTCGAAGGAATTACTTCCAAAGCCTGACGAAAAAGAATATGCCGCTTTCATCGACGATGAAAGACACTTCAGTTTGATAAGAAATTTGCACATGGCTGATTTCATCACTTTGTTGAATGGCTTCTCTGGATTCTACTCCATCATCTCCTGTTTGAGATACACTTTGACCGGTAAGAGTCATTACGTGCAAAGGGCtcattttttcatttgtttAGGGTTAttttttgacttctttgatGGAAGGGTCGCTCGTTTGAGAAACAAGTCGTCGTTGATGGGTCAGGAATTGGACTCTCTTGCTGATTTGATCTCGTTCGGAGTCAGCCCTGCCACGATTGCCTTTGCTATTGGTTTCCAAACTACTGTAGATGTCTTGATGTTGACCTTCTGGGTGTTGTGTGGCTTGTCAAGATTGGCTCGATTCAATATCTCTGCTGCCAACATCCCTAAGGATGCTCACGGAAAGTCCCAGTACTTCGAAGGGTTCCCTATTCCTACAAACTTAGGTTGGGTATTCTTCATGGCTTTCTTGGTATACAAAGACTGGatcttggacaacttgCCAGGAGGGCTCCTTTTCAAGGACACCTTCTTTGAGTTCCACATCATATCCATCGGGTTCGTGTTGCAGGGCTGTGCCGAAATATCCAAGTCTTTGCATATTCCAAAGCCttaaaaatgaaatataAAAGAACTCATGAATTTTAGAGCTAGCTTGTGTTTGATGAAGCTGTTACATTATTTTGTTATACTTCAAGAGGGCCGCAAGAGTTGAAGCTAGCTTACTTCGTTTTTGTACAAGAATAAATACAAGAGCCTCTTCGTAGAGCTGCAAATTCTTGCCAATTGTGACGCAGAATTCCTTATATATAATCTAAATAGTATCTGTATATGTGCATTTTCGTATTCATTACTTATTCTCGGTTTCCCTTGTAAAATTTGGCCTGGCAAATGACACCGTCTCGACATTGCGGAAATCTACACCGTTGTAAATGCCAGTTTGGAGTTTATTGTAGACTTCATCGGAGAAGTTCTTAGGATCCAAAAGTCCAAGATCGTGAACATTGTAGCTCAATTTGTGATTATGGTTGGAAATATTGATGATGTGGCAGACATCCCAGAAAGCCTCATTGATGGGTTGCAAACggaggaagaagttgagagtAAATTTGACTGatttttttctatttttcaagTCTGAATTAGtgattttcaacttctggcATTCATAATGGAATAGAGAGAGCATATAAAGAAGCTCACTATTGGTCAGAATATGGGTGAGGAGCTCGTTGACTTTGTCTTCAGTGCTGTAGTTTTCCAACAGCTTCTGTTGTTCGTCAACATTCTTGACGTAGTTAAGCGACTTTACGATAAAATTGTTGTTAATGAAAGACTGTGGTTTCTTGGTAGTGGAATACGAGCgaaaaatggagaaatAGAGACTGGGTCTCGGTATAGACGACAACGGAATGTAAAATTTAAATTTTGAAGCTGACAGGAGGCTCGTTGGATTGCTTGCTATTCTTACAGTAGTTCCAGAGCGTACCAGAATCATTGTGTTGGGTGGTGACAGAAACGAATGTGGCCTGTAGGGCATTAAGAAGAATTaaatactgaaaaattcccCATAGTAACAAAAGATGTAGAATCGCACTCTCAGTATAGGATCACATAGCTAAGATGATTTTCATTAGTATGGAGCATACGGTGCAGCTATTTTTATGAGcaaatctttctgtttGAATCCTGTAACAAGCAATTGAACCTTGCCATCCGATAGCTTTAGGATTTCAACCTCAACAGTATTCAATTTAATCTAATCTCTATATCACTCAGCTTAACACTCCCCATATTAGAGCCACTAATAGTCTCAGACCTGCATTTGGACAtcgaaaattttcagtaaCTGGCTCAAAAGATCAAACCAATTCAAGATGATATCCACCTCCAGCTGTATCAAAATAACTTTCTTGTACATACTGGAATCGGATTAAGCTACCGTCTACAGCGTAGTCTAGATCACGTCCTCCAACTCCACAACATTTCCATTTGTCGTT
Protein-coding regions in this window:
- the BIM1 gene encoding Bim1p and Kar9p together make up the cortical microtubule-capture site. delays the exit from mitosis when the spindle is oriented abnormally translates to MAGESRTELLNWLNVTLDLNYTKVETCGTGAAFCQLMDSIVGGIPMSKVRFDDARTEYDYRSNWKILQAAFTRNGITKHIEVEKLIKCRLQDNLELLQWFRKYWLENKGYNDNYDARTKRPNNTTATTSSPTAVASAGRRVSSASNGRTSLMTPTTPVSNLTQNHTASSSKLTAKYTRELSESKQQIASLNEELQEYRISSESLETERNFYFNKLRQIEILVQHITEMQESENLDEIAALTVPQFATQIQTILYSTEEGFQSTNEVEHELGANGAAAESFSDDEGF
- the CHO1 gene encoding phosphatidylserine synthase — its product is MSANTSGFKKHESAIVSDSEIDVTDDVTETPNPPIRRSSSLFSLTSKELLPKPDEKEYAAFIDDERHFSLIRNLHMADFITLLNGFSGFYSIISCLRYTLTGKSHYVQRAHFFICLGLFFDFFDGRVARLRNKSSLMGQELDSLADLISFGVSPATIAFAIGFQTTVDVLMLTFWVLCGLSRLARFNISAANIPKDAHGKSQYFEGFPIPTNLGWVFFMAFLVYKDWILDNLPGGLLFKDTFFEFHIISIGFVLQGCAEISKSLHIPKP